The following proteins come from a genomic window of bacterium:
- a CDS encoding aldo/keto reductase has product MEQRPFGKTGLSVSALGFGAGAVGGLMVRGDHAEQTAAVARALDAGVTYFDTAPSYGDGRSEEHLGRVLRDLGAWRDVVVGTKVRLQQPDLDDPAAAIQRSCEASLRRLGHESVDLLQLHNPIAETPQAAASVRGSSHAIGLQTVCGPVADGMRRLVARGLVRHIGITGLGQTAAVHATVASGAFATTQSYFNALNPSGGYAGAGGGEQDFAGLIGAAAAAGVGVIAIRVMAAGALSAVAGRHANAGDPGPQLAAGAEYGRDLERAAAIRRLAADLGYEGPMELALRFALAAPGISTVLVGYSDRGQLEDALRWTERGPVPVDVTARVVGLARPS; this is encoded by the coding sequence ATGGAGCAGCGGCCGTTCGGCAAGACCGGACTCTCCGTCTCCGCCCTCGGCTTCGGCGCCGGCGCGGTGGGCGGCCTCATGGTGCGCGGCGACCACGCCGAGCAGACGGCGGCGGTTGCCCGGGCGCTCGACGCCGGCGTCACGTATTTCGATACGGCGCCAAGCTATGGCGACGGCCGGTCTGAAGAGCACCTCGGCCGGGTCTTGCGCGACCTCGGAGCGTGGCGCGACGTCGTCGTCGGGACGAAGGTCCGGCTGCAGCAGCCCGACCTCGACGATCCCGCCGCGGCGATTCAGCGTTCGTGCGAAGCCAGCCTGCGCCGGCTCGGACACGAGTCCGTGGACCTGCTGCAGCTCCACAATCCGATCGCCGAGACTCCTCAGGCCGCGGCGTCCGTTCGAGGCAGCAGCCACGCCATCGGTCTCCAGACCGTGTGCGGGCCGGTCGCGGACGGCATGCGGCGGCTCGTCGCCCGCGGCCTCGTGCGCCACATCGGGATCACCGGCCTCGGGCAGACGGCTGCGGTGCACGCCACGGTGGCCTCCGGCGCGTTCGCCACGACGCAGTCCTATTTCAATGCCCTGAACCCCAGCGGCGGGTATGCGGGGGCCGGCGGCGGTGAGCAGGACTTCGCAGGCCTGATCGGCGCGGCCGCCGCGGCCGGCGTGGGCGTGATCGCGATCCGCGTCATGGCGGCGGGCGCGCTGTCGGCGGTGGCGGGCCGGCATGCCAACGCGGGCGATCCGGGACCGCAGCTGGCCGCCGGCGCCGAATACGGACGCGACCTCGAGCGGGCCGCGGCGATTCGACGGCTCGCCGCGGACCTCGGGTACGAGGGCCCGATGGAACTGGCCCTCCGCTTCGCCCTTGCGGCGCCGGGCATCTCGACCGTTCTCGTAGGTTACTCCGACCGCGGACAGCTCGAAGATGCTCTGCGGTGGACGGAACGCGGACCCGTTCCCGTCGATGTGACGGCCCGGGTCGTGGGCTTGGCGCGCCCGTCGTAG
- a CDS encoding exo-alpha-sialidase: MSGVRVLVGTRKGAFILTSDGKRSRWDVAGPHFAGWEIYHVKGSPADPNRLYASQSSGWFGQQIQRSDDGGKTWEPVGNQFTYAGATGTHQWYDGTQHPWEFKRVWHLEPSLTDADAVYAGVEDAALFRSADAGKTWEELPGLRGHGSGPNWMPGAGGMCLHTILLDPNDAARMYIAISAAGVFRSDDGAKTWRPANRGLRSEQMPNPTGEVGHCVHRIAMHPSRPRTLFMQKHWDVMRSDDAADSWHEVSGNLPTDFGFVIDVHAHEPQTIYVLPIKSDSEHFPPDGKLRVYRSRTGGNEWEALTNGLPQRDCYVNVLRDAMAVDSLDACGLYFGTTGGQVYASSDGGGTWAPIVRDLPAVLSVEVQTLA, from the coding sequence ATGAGCGGGGTACGGGTCTTGGTCGGTACGCGCAAGGGCGCGTTTATCCTGACGTCCGACGGAAAGCGCAGCCGGTGGGACGTCGCCGGCCCGCACTTCGCGGGCTGGGAGATCTACCACGTCAAAGGCTCGCCGGCCGATCCGAACCGGCTGTACGCCTCGCAGTCGAGCGGCTGGTTCGGTCAGCAGATTCAGCGCTCCGACGACGGAGGGAAGACCTGGGAGCCGGTGGGCAACCAGTTCACGTACGCCGGCGCGACCGGGACGCACCAGTGGTACGACGGCACCCAGCACCCGTGGGAGTTCAAGCGCGTCTGGCATCTCGAGCCGTCGCTCACCGACGCGGACGCCGTGTATGCGGGGGTGGAGGACGCCGCCCTCTTCCGTTCGGCGGACGCGGGGAAAACGTGGGAGGAGCTGCCCGGCCTGCGCGGCCACGGCTCCGGGCCCAACTGGATGCCGGGCGCAGGCGGGATGTGCCTCCACACGATCTTGCTCGACCCCAACGACGCAGCGCGGATGTACATCGCCATCTCGGCGGCGGGCGTCTTCCGCAGCGACGACGGGGCCAAGACGTGGCGGCCGGCGAACCGCGGGCTGCGCTCGGAGCAAATGCCCAATCCGACGGGAGAGGTCGGCCACTGCGTGCACCGGATTGCGATGCACCCCTCGCGGCCGCGCACCCTGTTCATGCAGAAGCATTGGGACGTGATGCGCAGCGACGACGCCGCCGACTCCTGGCACGAGGTCAGCGGCAACCTGCCGACCGACTTCGGGTTCGTCATCGACGTCCATGCGCACGAGCCGCAGACGATCTATGTGCTCCCGATCAAGAGCGACTCCGAGCATTTTCCGCCGGACGGAAAGCTCAGAGTCTACCGCAGCCGGACCGGCGGCAACGAGTGGGAAGCGCTCACGAACGGGCTGCCTCAGCGGGATTGCTACGTCAACGTGCTGCGGGACGCGATGGCCGTCGACTCGCTCGATGCGTGCGGCCTCTACTTCGGCACGACCGGCGGACAGGTGTACGCGTCGTCGGACGGCGGCGGCACGTGGGCGCCGATCGTGCGCGATCTGCCGGCCGTGCTCTCGGTCGAGGTACAGACCCTGGCGTGA
- a CDS encoding MarR family transcriptional regulator, protein MTAANVDLSPTRACRCLAARRYARAVTRLFEQRLRPHGLRATQFSVLAALALKGPTSITELASALGLERTTLTRVAAVLERNGWVSAARAGDARRRPVRLTAGGRRKAERAFPAWKEAQDQLERGGR, encoded by the coding sequence ATGACGGCCGCGAACGTGGATCTCTCCCCGACCAGGGCGTGCCGGTGCCTCGCCGCGCGGCGCTACGCGCGCGCCGTGACGAGGCTCTTCGAGCAGCGGCTGCGGCCGCACGGGCTGCGCGCGACGCAGTTCTCCGTGCTCGCCGCGCTCGCGCTCAAAGGCCCGACGTCGATCACGGAGCTCGCCAGCGCGCTGGGCTTGGAGCGAACCACGCTGACCCGCGTCGCCGCCGTGCTCGAGCGCAACGGCTGGGTCAGCGCGGCGCGCGCCGGCGACGCGAGGCGGCGGCCGGTCCGGCTCACCGCGGGCGGGCGGCGCAAGGCCGAGCGGGCGTTTCCGGCGTGGAAAGAAGCGCAGGATCAACTCGAAAGGGGTGGACGATGA
- a CDS encoding MoaD/ThiS family protein, with product MIRVVLPHHLRTLAKTEREVALDVRGPVTQRSVLDALEARYPVLRGTVRDHVTQQRRPLVRFFACERDLSQDPPDAPLPDTVAAGEEPFLIIGAIAGG from the coding sequence GTGATCCGGGTCGTTCTGCCCCATCACCTGCGCACGCTCGCGAAGACGGAGCGTGAAGTCGCGCTCGACGTCCGCGGTCCGGTCACGCAGCGGTCGGTGCTCGACGCGCTCGAGGCGCGCTACCCGGTGCTGCGTGGCACGGTGCGCGACCACGTCACGCAGCAGCGCCGGCCGCTCGTCCGGTTCTTTGCGTGCGAGCGCGATCTGTCGCAGGACCCGCCGGATGCCCCCCTCCCCGACACGGTCGCGGCCGGCGAGGAGCCGTTTTTGATCATCGGGGCCATCGCCGGCGGCTAG